CGACGACTGGTTCCACAGCGACGACAACCGGCAAGCGTTTCCGCACTTGCCGCTCCGCAGACGATAATACCTCCTCGTTCGCCGCGCCACCGGAGGCCCACATGCCCAGCGACGATCGATCCGCCGTCGTCCCCTCATCGGACGACCCGTCGGCCCGCGCCGAAGCCCTCCGCCGCGAGATCCGCCGCCACAGCCACCTCTACTACGTCCGCGACGCCCCCGAGATCTCGGACGCCGAGTATGACGCACTCTTCAAGGCGCTGCAGGACATCGAGGCCGCCCACCCCGACGTCGTCACGCCCGACACGCCGACGCTGGCCATCGGCGGCCCGCCGGTCGATGCCTTCGGCAAGGTCCAGCATCCGCACCCGATGCTCTCGCTGGACAACGCGTTCAGCGCCGAAGGCGTGCGGACGTGGGGCGAGCGGGTGCTGCGGCGGCTGGCGGAAGTCGACGGCGATGCCGCCGCGGCGGCGCGAGCGGCGTCGCTCGCCTACGTCCTCGAGCCCAAGGTCGACGGCGTGGCCGTCGCGCTTCGCTATCGCGACGGTGTCCTGGTCCAAGGTGCGACGCGGGGCGACGGAACGCTCGGCGAGGACATCACCGCCAACGTCCGCACGATCCGCGGCGTCCCGCTGCGCGTCCCGGCCGTCGACGGGCCGCTGCCCGACGGCGTCGCGGTCCCGCCCGATCTCGAAGTGCGCGGCGAGGTCTACCTGCCGCTCGATGGCTTCGCGGCGATGAACGAGCGCGCGCTCGCCGTCGAGGGCCGGACGTACGCCAACCCGCGCAACGCCGCCGCCGGCAGCCTGCGCCAGCTCGATCCGACGATCACCGCGTCGCGCCCGCTCCGGCTGATCACGTACGGCGTGCCCGACCCGCACGCGCTCGGCGTCGCATCCCACTGGGACCTCCTGAACGCCCTCGAGGCGATCGGCCTCCCCGGCAACCCCGACCGCCGCCGCTTCGCCGACCTCGATGACGCGCTGGCCTACGCCGATGCCTGGCTGGCGCGCCGCGCATCGCTGAACTACCTGGCCGACGGGATCGTCCTCAAGGTCGATGCGCTCGACCTGCAGGACGCGCTCGGCAGCGTTTCGCACCACCCGCGCTGGGCGATCGCCTACAAGACGGCGTCCGAGGAGGCGACGACGGTCGTCGTGGCCATCAATGTGAACGTCGGCCGGACCGGCAAGCTCGTGCCGCACGCCACGCTCGCGCCCGTCGGGATCGGCGGCGTGACCGTCAGCCAGGCCACGCTCCACAACGAGGACTACGTCACCGAGCGCGACATCCGCGTCGGCGACACCGTCCTCGTCAAGCGGGCCGGCGAGGTGATCCCGCAGGTGATCAAGGTCGTGCCCGAGCTCCGGCCGAGCGACGCGCTGCCGTGGCACATGCCGGACCGCTGCCCGGTCTGCGGCGAGCCCGTTACGCGCACGCCGGGTGAAGCCGACACGTACTGCACGAATGCCGCCTGCCCCGAGCAGCTCGTCCGACACGTCGAGCACTTCGTCGCCCGCGGCGCCATGGACATCGACGGCCTCGGCGAGAAGCTCGTCGCCCAGTTTGTCACGGACGGCCTGATCGCGGACGTCGCCGACCTGTACAACCTCGTCCCCGCCGACCTCGAGGGCCGCGAGGGCTTCGCCGAGAAACGGATCGCCAACGTGATCGCCGCGGTCGACGCCAGCCGCCACCGGCCGCTGCGGCGCCTGCTGATCGGCCTCGGCATCCGCCACGTCGGCAGCACGGTGGCCGCCGCGTTGGCCGGCGCCTTCGGCAGCCTGGACGCGCTCGCCGGGGCCGACGAGACGGCGCTGACCGCCGTGGACGGCGTCGGCCCCGAGATCGCCGCGTCCGTCGTCGCATGGTTCGCCGTGCCGCGCAACCGTGCGCTCGCCCAGCGCCTGACCGCGGCCGGCGTGCGCGTCGCCGACCCGGACTGGACGCCGCGCGCGGCGGTCGAGGGTGGAGGCGACGGCGGCGCAGCGAATGGGGCGGCGGGCCCGCTCGCCGGCAAGAAGCTCGTCCTGACCGGCACGCTGCCGACGATGACGCGCGAGGAGGCCGCCGCACGCATCGAGGCCGCCGGCGGCAAGGTCGTCGGCAGCGTCAGCGCGAAGACGGATTACGTCGTGGCCGGCGAGGCGGCGGGGTCCAAGTTGGCGAAGGCGCAGGCGTTGGGTGTGGCGGTGATCGACGAGGCGGGGCTGATCGACCTCGTTGGAACGGGCATTCCAATGTAGGAGCACCCCTTGTGGGTGCCCCTACGGGGTGGTTGCGGTGGTCTCCGGCGTCGCCGCGGGCGTCGGCGTGGCCGGCGCCGGCGTGTCCGTCGGGATCGGCGTGCCGAGGGCGCGGCTGTACTCGCGCTCCAGGAGCGGCAGCATTGTCTCGTAGTCCACGTAGCCCGGGATCTGCTCGGCGTGCTCGCCGGCCAGCAGGATGAACCACGGCGTGCCGTTGATCTCGCGCTCGAGCGCCGTGTCGGCCAGCTCCTTGACGATCGGGCGGTACTGCTGGGACTCGACGCACGCCGTCAGCTTGTCCATGTCGACCCCTTCGACGTCCTCGGCCACCTTCAGGATCTCGGCCATCGAATCGGCCTCGTCCTGGGCGTCGGCGGCTTCGGTCAGGTCGTCGAACGCCTCGTACAGCGCGTCATGCATCGCCCAGTACGCGCCCTGCTCGCCGGCGCAGTGCGCAGCCTCGGCGCCGATGACGGCCGGGAAGCCGTGCATCGTCAGCGGAAGGTCGAAGAACTGCAGCTTGGCCTTGCCGGTCTCGATCCAGTCCTTGCGCAGTGACGGCATCGTCTCGTCGAAGAACTGCCTGCAGTACGGACAGCGGTAGTCAGAGAACTCCATGATCAGGAGCGGTGCGTCGGCGTCGCCGTCCTCCGGCAGCGTGAACGTCTCGGCCAGCTTCTCGACCGTGGCGTTCGGCGTCGGCTCGGGCGTTCCCTCGCCATCGGACGCCATGGCCTCGCCGATCTCGGCGGCCAGCGTGCCGCTCATCGGCGTCGAAGCAGCGGCCGCATCGGCCCCGGCCGTCGCCGTTCCGCCCTCGTCCGACTCGGACGCCCCGCCGCCGCACGCCGCCGGGGCCAACAGAAGTGCCGCCATGAGCAGCGCCAGCACGACAGATGATTTCACGCGTTCAGACTCCTCTTGGCGGGGCGTGGACCGGTCCATTATAGGGCGCGGCGGGAACGGATCGACAACGGTGTCGCGTGCGCGGGCCGGCATCCCCGACCGTATGCTATCATCGCTCGGCTGGACGGATTCGGATCAGGAGACAACGATGGACGAGACCCAAGCAGCGGCGGTCGATGGGCCGCTGGGCAATACGACGCAGCTCGATACGCCGGACGAGCGTGTCATCGAGATCGGCTGGCAGGCACTGCTCCTGCCCGTGCTGGCGGTGGCTGTCGTCGTCGCCGGCTGGTACCTCGGACGGATGATCGGCGGCGGCAAGGTCGTCGAGACGCTTCCCCCGCCTGCGCCGGTCGTTGCCGTGCCCACCAGCCAGGTCGTCGTGATCGGCCCGGACGGCCGGCCGATGCCGATGACGGGCAGCTCCGGGATCACCGACGCCGGTGTGGACCCGTACGCCCAGCCCGACCTCGACAACGACCCGACGATCTTCCCGCTGCGCGAGGTGTCCCACCCGCTGCTCGACAAGCCGGTGCCGGACTTCACGCTCACGCAGCTCGACACCGGCGAGGACGTCAGCCTGTCGTCGCACGCCGGCAAGACGGTGCTCGTGAACTTCTGGGCCACGTGGTGCCCGCCGTGCCGGCGGGAGATGCCATGGCTGCAGAAGGCGCACGACAACTACAAGGACCAAGGACTCGTGCTGCTGGCCGTCGATGGCGGCGAGAAGGTGCCGCCGAGCATGGCCGAGGAAACAATCCAGCGCTACGTCACGCAGAGCGGCCTGACGTTCCCGATCCTGTGGGGCGATGCCGCCTACCAGCTCCAGAACGACTGGAACGTGTACGGCCTCCCGGCGACGTTCCTCATCGACACCGAGGGCGTCGTCCGCCTGGTCCACACCGGCATGTTCCCGAACAACGCCACGCTGGACCACGAGGTCCGCAAGGTGTTGGGCCTCGAGGAACCTGCGTCGTAGGTTCGAGGAGGGCACGGCGTGCCGTGCCCCTGCGATCAATCCGATGCCGCCCTGTCGCCCGCCGATGACGACACCGCCGGCGCCTTCTGGCGCCGCGCCAGCGCCGCCAGGCTGATCTCGCGCGCCAGGATCTCCTCGACCATCTCGCGCTCGTAGCGGTCGGACAAAGTCTCGCGCGGCCGGAGCAGCAGGTAGATCACGCTGCCGATGCCGGGCAACGCCAGCACGAGCAGGACGGACAGCAGCCGCAGCGCCCGGTCGCGCGTCCGGGCGGCGGCGTCGCGGGCCGTCCAGAACCCCACGCTGAACACGAGCAGCGCCAGCGCGCCGCCACACAGCGCACCGAGGGCGGGCAACAGGGCCGAGATGGAATCGGGCATCGTCGGCGGGACCTTTCGGGCGGGCGTCGGACCCGGGCGCTACGTCGGCGCGGCGGAGCGGGTGCCGCGGAGGGCGATTATAGGTAGCCCGCCCGGCGCGGTATAATCGCCCCTACCGGTTGCATCGACGTCGTCGTCGCGCCGGCCGAGGTGAGGAGCATCCCGATGGTCGAGGTCAAGGTCGAGAGCATCCGGGTCAGCCTGATGAACCAGCAGCGGCTGGTGCTGCTGCGCGAGAAGGACGGCCCACGCTTCCTGCCGATCTGGATCGGCCCCTTCGAGGCCGACGCGATCACGCTTGGCCTCCAGCACACCGAGATCGATCGACCCCTCACCCATGACCTCCTCCGCGGCGCGATCGAGCAGCTCGGCGCCCACGTCCACCACGTCGTCGTCAACGAGCTGGCCGATGAGACCTACTTTGCCCGGATCGTCGTCACCCGCGGCGACGAGACGATCGAGATCGACAGCCGCTCGAGCGATGCCATCGCGCTGGCGGTGCGGGTTGACGTGCCGATCTACGTGGCCGACGAGGTGATGGCCGCCGCCGGCCAGCTCCCGACGGCCGAGCCGGACGAGGTGGCCACCGGCGCTGCCCGACCGCCGGCCGCCCGGTCGGCAGCCAGTGACGAGGACGGCCTCGACGTCTTCCGCGACTTCTTCGAAGAGCTCGATCTCGGTGACTTCGGACCCCCAGCCGACGGCGAGGACTGACCTCGGCGCACCTCCCAGGCCCTCGAGGCCCCTTGGCCCCCGATGCTCGATTCCAACACGGTCGCCCCCGCCAACCTCGACGCCGAGCAGGCCGTGCTCGGTGCGCTCCTGATCGACCCGGCCGCCGCGCCGCAGGTCGTCGGCTTGCTGCAGCCCGACGACTTCTTCCGACCGGCGCATCAGAAGGTCTTCGGTGCGATCACCGAGCTGTTCCGGCGCGGTCTCGCGGTCGACTATCTGACCGTCGCCGCCGAGCTCGAGCGCGCGAACCAGCTCGTCGACGTCGGCGGCAGCGCCTACCTGACCGAGCTGATGGCGCACACGCCCGTGGCGCACTACGTGGAGCACTACGCCGGCCTCGTCGAGCGGGCGTCCGTCATGCGCCGCCTGATATCGGCGGCCGGCAAGATCGCCCAGATCGCGTGGCAGGACGACGCCGAGACCGTCGAGGAGACGATCGACGAGGCCGAGGGCGTCCTGTTCAACGTCTTCAAGGACCGCCAGCGCCGCGAGCTGCTCTCTTTGCGCGAGATCATGGATGCCTACTTCGAGCGGATCGAGGACATCCAGGCGAACCGCGAGTCCATGCTCGGCACGCCGACGGGCTTCGTCGACCTCGACCGCCTCCTCGGCGGGCTGCAGCCGTCCGACCTGTGCATCGTCGCCGGCCGGCCGGGCATGGGCAAGACGAGCTGGCTCCTCTCGGTGGCGGCGAACGTCGCCATCGAAACGGGCCTGACGGTGGCCGTGTTCAGCCTCGAGATGAGCGCCGAGCAGCTGGCGCAGCGCTTGCTCGCCTCCAAGACCGGGATCTCGGCCCAGGATCTTCGCATGGGGCGGATTCGCAACGACCGCGACCTCGAGCTCCTGACCCGGGCGATGGGCGAGCTCGCCGGCGCACCCCTCTACATCGACGACACGCCCGGCATCTCGCCCTTCGAGGTCCGCGCCAAGGTCAGGCGCCTCGTCTCCGAGCGCGGCGTCGACCTCGTGATCATCGACTACCTCCAGCTCATGCAGGCCGGCAAGCGCGTCGAGAACCGCGTCCAGGAGATCGGCCTCATCTCGCGGAGCCTGAAGTCCCTCGCCCGCGAGCTGAAGGTGCCCGTCATCGCCGCCAGCCAGCTCTCGCGCGCCGTCGAAAACCGCGCCGACCGCCGCCCTCAGCTGTCCGACCTGCGTGAGTCCGGCGCGATCGAGCAGGACGCCGACATCGTCCTGTTCCTCTACCGCGACGCCGAGGCCGGCAAGGAGACCGAGCGGTCGAACATCACCGAGGTCATGGTCGCCAAGCACCGCCACGGCCCGACCGGACAGATCGAGCTCGTGTTCATCGGCGCCGAGACGCGCTTCGCCGACCTGGCCAAGGCACCGAGTGGCGCCGCGCTCGAGGCGCCACCGGCCGGCTGGGGCGCCCCGTGACGGCCCGGCCGACGCGCCCAACGCCCGGGCCGGCGATCTCGCGCCGCCCCGGCCCTGCCGGCAGCGCACGCCCCGCCGGCGAGGCCGCCCGCGACCCGCGCGCCGCCTTCGGCTACCCGTCCGGCGCCCGCACGACGCCCGTGCCCGACGTGCTCTTCAGCCGCGACCTCGCCGCGCTGGCCGACCCGCTGGCGCTGCGCGTCCTCCTCTGGGCGATCTGGCAGGTCCACCGCCGCCCCGCCGGCGCCCCACCGGCCGTCCGCGCATCCGACGTCGCGTCCGACCTCGGGTTGCGGCGGGCGGCCGCCGCGCGCCTCGACGCCCCGGCCGGCGAATCGTCGTCGCGCACGGGTGCCGCCGCGACGGCGGCGATCGGTGAGGCGTGCCGCGTCCTCGTCGCCCAAGGCCTGTTGCTCGATGGCGGCGGCTGGTACGCCGTGAACGACCGCGCCGGGCGGCAGGTGATCGACGACGTGGCGGCCGATCCGGGCCGCTGGCCGGACCTGGCGGCGTTGGCGACCTCGTCGAATGCGACGTCGTCGTCGCTCGCCGCCGGGCAGGCGGCACGCATCGCGATTCCGACGGAGTCCGACGAACAGGCCGATCCGGCTGATCGACCGAACATCTTCGTCCTGTACGAGCAGACGATCGGCATGGTCAGCCCGATCCTGGCCGACGAGCTCGCCGAGGCCGCGGCCACCTATCCTGCGGCGTGGCTCACGCACGCGTTCCGTCTGGCGGCGGCTGCCGGCGCGCGGAAGTGGAGCTACGTCCGGGCGATCCTCACGCGCTGGGCGCGCGAAGGCTATGACGGAGATGACGATGAAATCGCTGGGCGACGCGCTGAGACCTCTCGCCGACCCGATAGCGAAGGCCCGTACGCGGCTTGGGTCAAGCACTAGCGCGGACGATGCCGCGGACGACCGCGCGTCCGGACCGCCGCCCTGCCCGATCTGCGGCGGCGTCGGCTGGCTGCGCCACGACGTCCCGGTCGGCCACCCCGAGTTCGGCCGGGCCTACCCGTGCCGCTGTATCGCCGACGATCTGGCGGCGCGGCGGGCTGAGGGCGTGCGGCAAGCATCGCATTTGGCGGCGCTGGACGGGATGACGTTCGAGACGTTCACGATCGAGGCCTCCGGCAACTCGCCCGAGTCCGCCGCCAGCCTCCACACGGCGATGACCGAGGCGCGCGCGTTCGCGGCGCAGCCCAAGGGCTGGCTCGTGCTGTGGGGCGGCTACGGGACGGGCAAGACCCACTTGGCGGCGGCGATCGCCAACGCCCGGCTGGCGGAGGGCGAGCCGGTCCTCTTCGTCGTCGTCCCCGACCTCCTGGACTATCTGCGGGCCGGATTTGCCCGCGATGCGGACGGCGACCTCGACGCTCGGCTCGAGGCCGTCCGCGGCGCGCCGCTCCTCATCCTGGACGACCTCGGCACGCAGGCGCCGACGCCGTGGGCCGGCGAGAAGCTCTTCCAGATCCTGAACCACCGCTACACCCACCAGCTGCCGACCGTCATCACGACCAACGTCGCCCCCGACGCGTTCGACGAGCGCCTGCGCTCGCGCTTCGGCCACGCCGGATTCGCCAAACAGATCGACATCCGGACGATCGACTACCGCCTCGGACTGCCGCACGAGTCGGACGAGCTCTCGAGCCTCCATCTCTATGCCGATCAGACCTTCGCCACGTGGAACGTGCGCTCCGGTTATGTCCAGCGGACGGAAGCCGAGCACCTCGCCCGCGCCCAGCACGAGGCATACACCTGGGCGATGAACCCCACCGGCTGGTTCGTCATCCTCGGCGCACACGGCGTCGGCAAGACGCACCTGGCCGCGGCCATCGCCAACGCGTACGTGGCCAACGGCGGCGACGCGCTCTTCGTCGTCGTGCCCGACCTCCTCGACCACCTCCGCAACACGTTCAGCCCGAACAGCAAGGTGGACTACGACCAGCGCTTCGACGAGGTCCGCCGAGCGCCCCTGCTCGTCCTCGACGACCTCGGCACGGAGAGCGCGACGCCGTGGGCGCAGGAGAAGCTCTTCCAGCTCCTGAACCACCGCTACGCCGCCCGGCTGCCGACCGTCATCACGACGACGAGCAACCTTGACAACCTCCACTCCAGCCTGCGCACGCGGATGTTCGACCGGCGGCTCTGCACGCTCTTCGAGATCGTCGCGCCGCCTTACCACGGGCCGACGACGCCGAGCGCCGCGCCCGGCGCGGCCAGGGGCGGTGGGCGGCGGCGTTCGGCGTGATCGACAGCGTGATCGACCGTGTGATCGGCGACGGTTCCGCCGGATGATGACCTTCCCGCCCCGCCGCATCGTCCTCATCAAGCCATGCTGCATCGGCGACGTCCTGATGGCGACGCCGCTCGCGCGCAGCCTCAAGGCCGCCTGGCCGGACGCGCGGATCGATTGGGCCGTCGGCGACCACAGCCGTCCCGTTCTCGTCGGCAACCCGGACATCCACGCGCTCGTCGACGCAACCGGCACGCAGCGCGGGGATCTGCGCCTGGCGGCCGTCGCCCGGCTCGTGCGCACGCTGCGCAGAGGCGGGTACGACGCGGCGTTCATCGCCGAGCGCTCGCCGATCCCGGCCCTGATCGCCCGGCTGGCCGGCATCCCGGTGCGCGTCGGGCTTGACAGCGGCGGACGCGGGTGGCTGCACACCGAGGGCGTGCCGACAGCGCCCGCCGATCCGCGCCACGAAACCGAGATCTATCTCGATCTGGCCCGCGCCGTCGGCGTTCAGGCAGCTGATCCGCGCCCGGTGTTCGTGCCGTCGGCGGGCGACGAGGCGGCGGCCGATGGGGCGATCGCGGCCGCCGCGACACCGATTGTCGCGGTCGGGGCGGCCCCCGCAGCGCCAAGCGGCGTGCGGACGCCGGCCCTGCCTCGGCCGTGGCTCGTCATCCACCCCGGCGGCGGCCAGAACCCAGGCGCCGAGCACCTCGCGAAGCGCTGGCCCGCCGCGGGCTTCGCCGGGATCGCGGCCCGGTGGGCGGGCCTTGGCGGCACGGCGCTCGTCGTGGGCGGGCCGGACGACGTCGCGCTGGCAGCCGACGTGGCGGCGGGTGCCGCGACGTTCGGGACGCACGCCGTCGACGTGGCCGGCCAATTGTCACTCGGCGCCACCGCCGCGCTCATCGCCCGCGCCGATGCCTACCTCGGCAACGACAGCGGCGTGGCGCACCTGGCTTCGGCCGTCGGCACGCCCTCCGTCGTCGTCTTCGGGCCGACGAGCGCGCTGCGCTACGGGCCGGTGCCGGGGGCGGGCGAGGCGGTCACGCCGGGCGGCTGGGGGCGGCCGATCGAGGCGGTGACGGTCGAGGCGGTGTGGGATGCCGTGCGGCGGGCACACCGGACCGCGCGCGACTGATCTCGAATGGCGGAAACAGAGGGCCGACGTCCACCGCGGCGCCCTGGGACGCCTGCGCAACGCCCGCCCCCCATACTCCCCATGCTGGCCAGCACCACCCACGCTTCGACGATTCGTTCCACCGACGATTCGTTCCACCAAGGGAGGGTCAACATGGTTCAACCACGCCGCAAGAGCGCCCGCGCCGTCGCGCTGACGCTGGCGGTCACGGCCGCGGCGACGGCGGTGTTCGTCGCGGCTCTGCTCGGCAGTCGCCGGATCGCCGAGGTCCGCGAACGCGATTCCGACGCCGGACCCCGATCGGGTTCCGCCGTGCGCCAGCCGATGCTCGGCGCCACGCTCTTCGCCCCGAGCGCCGTCCTGAATGCCGACGTCTCGGGCGGCATCCCGGAGAGTTCAACGGAGTCCGAGTGGTACGTCAAACACATCGCCTTCCTCGGCGACGGCGACGACATCGTCTACACCGTCAACAAGGCGTATCCGAACCCACCGGCCCTCTTCCGGCTGGCATTCGATCCGGCAGCGCAGGGCTACGCGGCCACCGGCATGGTGCTCGCCGGCCTCGACGGCGGGCAGCGCGCCTACATCGACATCGCCGCGATCCCGAACAGCGACGGCGTCGTCGCGCACGTCCAGTCATGGGACATGGCGGACCTGAACCGCAGCGTGACGGCGCCGCGCGATCTCTTCCACCTGAGCACGGACGGCACCACGATGACGAACCTCACGGAGGGCTGCTGCATGATCGACGGGTACGCGCTCACGCCGGACGGCCGCTCCGTCATCGGCCTCGACGCCGGGGGCGACCTCCTCCGGATCGACATCGCCACACGCGCGTCGACGACGATCGCGTCGGGCCTCAAGACTCCGG
Above is a window of Candidatus Avedoeria danica DNA encoding:
- a CDS encoding ATP-binding protein: MKSLGDALRPLADPIAKARTRLGSSTSADDAADDRASGPPPCPICGGVGWLRHDVPVGHPEFGRAYPCRCIADDLAARRAEGVRQASHLAALDGMTFETFTIEASGNSPESAASLHTAMTEARAFAAQPKGWLVLWGGYGTGKTHLAAAIANARLAEGEPVLFVVVPDLLDYLRAGFARDADGDLDARLEAVRGAPLLILDDLGTQAPTPWAGEKLFQILNHRYTHQLPTVITTNVAPDAFDERLRSRFGHAGFAKQIDIRTIDYRLGLPHESDELSSLHLYADQTFATWNVRSGYVQRTEAEHLARAQHEAYTWAMNPTGWFVILGAHGVGKTHLAAAIANAYVANGGDALFVVVPDLLDHLRNTFSPNSKVDYDQRFDEVRRAPLLVLDDLGTESATPWAQEKLFQLLNHRYAARLPTVITTTSNLDNLHSSLRTRMFDRRLCTLFEIVAPPYHGPTTPSAAPGAARGGGRRRSA
- the ligA gene encoding NAD-dependent DNA ligase LigA, yielding MPSDDRSAVVPSSDDPSARAEALRREIRRHSHLYYVRDAPEISDAEYDALFKALQDIEAAHPDVVTPDTPTLAIGGPPVDAFGKVQHPHPMLSLDNAFSAEGVRTWGERVLRRLAEVDGDAAAAARAASLAYVLEPKVDGVAVALRYRDGVLVQGATRGDGTLGEDITANVRTIRGVPLRVPAVDGPLPDGVAVPPDLEVRGEVYLPLDGFAAMNERALAVEGRTYANPRNAAAGSLRQLDPTITASRPLRLITYGVPDPHALGVASHWDLLNALEAIGLPGNPDRRRFADLDDALAYADAWLARRASLNYLADGIVLKVDALDLQDALGSVSHHPRWAIAYKTASEEATTVVVAINVNVGRTGKLVPHATLAPVGIGGVTVSQATLHNEDYVTERDIRVGDTVLVKRAGEVIPQVIKVVPELRPSDALPWHMPDRCPVCGEPVTRTPGEADTYCTNAACPEQLVRHVEHFVARGAMDIDGLGEKLVAQFVTDGLIADVADLYNLVPADLEGREGFAEKRIANVIAAVDASRHRPLRRLLIGLGIRHVGSTVAAALAGAFGSLDALAGADETALTAVDGVGPEIAASVVAWFAVPRNRALAQRLTAAGVRVADPDWTPRAAVEGGGDGGAANGAAGPLAGKKLVLTGTLPTMTREEAAARIEAAGGKVVGSVSAKTDYVVAGEAAGSKLAKAQALGVAVIDEAGLIDLVGTGIPM
- a CDS encoding bifunctional nuclease family protein, translating into MVEVKVESIRVSLMNQQRLVLLREKDGPRFLPIWIGPFEADAITLGLQHTEIDRPLTHDLLRGAIEQLGAHVHHVVVNELADETYFARIVVTRGDETIEIDSRSSDAIALAVRVDVPIYVADEVMAAAGQLPTAEPDEVATGAARPPAARSAASDEDGLDVFRDFFEELDLGDFGPPADGED
- a CDS encoding glycosyltransferase family 9 protein, which translates into the protein MMTFPPRRIVLIKPCCIGDVLMATPLARSLKAAWPDARIDWAVGDHSRPVLVGNPDIHALVDATGTQRGDLRLAAVARLVRTLRRGGYDAAFIAERSPIPALIARLAGIPVRVGLDSGGRGWLHTEGVPTAPADPRHETEIYLDLARAVGVQAADPRPVFVPSAGDEAAADGAIAAAATPIVAVGAAPAAPSGVRTPALPRPWLVIHPGGGQNPGAEHLAKRWPAAGFAGIAARWAGLGGTALVVGGPDDVALAADVAAGAATFGTHAVDVAGQLSLGATAALIARADAYLGNDSGVAHLASAVGTPSVVVFGPTSALRYGPVPGAGEAVTPGGWGRPIEAVTVEAVWDAVRRAHRTARD
- a CDS encoding TlpA family protein disulfide reductase encodes the protein MDETQAAAVDGPLGNTTQLDTPDERVIEIGWQALLLPVLAVAVVVAGWYLGRMIGGGKVVETLPPPAPVVAVPTSQVVVIGPDGRPMPMTGSSGITDAGVDPYAQPDLDNDPTIFPLREVSHPLLDKPVPDFTLTQLDTGEDVSLSSHAGKTVLVNFWATWCPPCRREMPWLQKAHDNYKDQGLVLLAVDGGEKVPPSMAEETIQRYVTQSGLTFPILWGDAAYQLQNDWNVYGLPATFLIDTEGVVRLVHTGMFPNNATLDHEVRKVLGLEEPAS
- a CDS encoding DnaD domain protein translates to MTARPTRPTPGPAISRRPGPAGSARPAGEAARDPRAAFGYPSGARTTPVPDVLFSRDLAALADPLALRVLLWAIWQVHRRPAGAPPAVRASDVASDLGLRRAAAARLDAPAGESSSRTGAAATAAIGEACRVLVAQGLLLDGGGWYAVNDRAGRQVIDDVAADPGRWPDLAALATSSNATSSSLAAGQAARIAIPTESDEQADPADRPNIFVLYEQTIGMVSPILADELAEAAATYPAAWLTHAFRLAAAAGARKWSYVRAILTRWAREGYDGDDDEIAGRRAETSRRPDSEGPYAAWVKH
- a CDS encoding thioredoxin domain-containing protein, whose translation is MKSSVVLALLMAALLLAPAACGGGASESDEGGTATAGADAAAASTPMSGTLAAEIGEAMASDGEGTPEPTPNATVEKLAETFTLPEDGDADAPLLIMEFSDYRCPYCRQFFDETMPSLRKDWIETGKAKLQFFDLPLTMHGFPAVIGAEAAHCAGEQGAYWAMHDALYEAFDDLTEAADAQDEADSMAEILKVAEDVEGVDMDKLTACVESQQYRPIVKELADTALEREINGTPWFILLAGEHAEQIPGYVDYETMLPLLEREYSRALGTPIPTDTPAPATPTPAATPETTATTP
- the dnaB gene encoding replicative DNA helicase, producing the protein MLDSNTVAPANLDAEQAVLGALLIDPAAAPQVVGLLQPDDFFRPAHQKVFGAITELFRRGLAVDYLTVAAELERANQLVDVGGSAYLTELMAHTPVAHYVEHYAGLVERASVMRRLISAAGKIAQIAWQDDAETVEETIDEAEGVLFNVFKDRQRRELLSLREIMDAYFERIEDIQANRESMLGTPTGFVDLDRLLGGLQPSDLCIVAGRPGMGKTSWLLSVAANVAIETGLTVAVFSLEMSAEQLAQRLLASKTGISAQDLRMGRIRNDRDLELLTRAMGELAGAPLYIDDTPGISPFEVRAKVRRLVSERGVDLVIIDYLQLMQAGKRVENRVQEIGLISRSLKSLARELKVPVIAASQLSRAVENRADRRPQLSDLRESGAIEQDADIVLFLYRDAEAGKETERSNITEVMVAKHRHGPTGQIELVFIGAETRFADLAKAPSGAALEAPPAGWGAP